The following are encoded in a window of Conger conger chromosome 19, fConCon1.1, whole genome shotgun sequence genomic DNA:
- the ppfibp1b gene encoding liprin-beta-1b isoform X5, giving the protein MMSDASDMLAAALEQMDGIIAGSKALEYSNGLFDCQSPTSPFMGGLRALHLVEDLRGALELMDPEERDTLRCQIPDSTADSLAEWLQGHLTNGHISMGGDVYQERLSRLESDKESLVLQVSVLTDQVEAQGEKIRDLDLCLEEHREKLNATEDMLQQELLSRTSLETQKLELMAEVSNLKLKLTSTEKDRLDYDGRLRDGEGLVQEINELRYRVSEMENERVHYEKKLKSTKEELATLRRQLDGRDGELKMLQEESYLRGGAGTGGADGSERDFEVQRMKKAVESLLTANEEKDRKIEELRAVLGRYRRGQDTLMSQQAKKDLDSEESHSEDSVSASAQAGDSGATDLEKATLIGVEEAAGTITEELAALTQGSAAAPTSDLTEAGEPERVTAVSDGDSQDASALLESPSCSSQREADLPKAGGSLDDLINGKGDEKKSMSVHQTPAEMAEHLFLLIKTKAREELSKISTLPPRSPPPASASPADDSFGSRKARSSFGRGFFKIRGGKRTASAPNLDRSRSASAPMLAETEREGTDHLDLAGVPHRSADSDSTHTLPSSPEGKKKSRGIKKLFGKLKRSQSTTFNPDEDMSETEFKRGGVRATAGPRLGWSRDLQRGNNELDTPFARWTKDQVCAWLQEQGLGVHVGLAKQWITSGQTLLQASQHDLERELGIKHALHRKKLQLALQALGSEEDDNKGKLDYSWVTRWLDDIGLPQYKTQFDEGRVDGRMLHYMTVDDLLSLKVGSVLHHLSIKRAIQVLRLNNYEPNCLRRRPSDENHVTPAEISQWTNHRVMEWLRSVDLAEYAPNLRGSGVHGGLMVLEPRFNVETMALLLNIPPSKTLLRRHLATHFHLLVGDEAQHLKQEQLECPDYTPLTATAKVKPKKLSFGSFGSLRRRRQEDSEEYVCPMDVEMPKGKSFQTGHRAGELHLYEDDLDRLQQMEDSEGTVRQIGAFSEGINNLTSLASLNRPVTAPVSLFPEYAEGGRVLLRAVRGFAHDGRRLQRVRRSGESCEARADLCQPPARHLRFSGLTGARAVGPPPPSPQPLPDCYVW; this is encoded by the exons ACCAACGGACATATCTCCATGGGTGGGGACGTATACCAGGAGAGACTTTCCCGGCTAGAGAGTGACAAGGAGTCGCTGGTTTTACAG GTGAGTGTGCTGACGGACCAGGTGGAGGCTCAGGGGGAAAAGATCAGGGACCTAGACCTGTGCCTTGAGGAACACCGCGAGAAGCTGAACGCCACAGAGGACATGCTGCAGCAG GAGCTGCTGAGCCGGACGTCCCTGGAGACGCAGAAGCTGGAGCTGATGGCCGAAGTGTCCAACCTGAAGCTGAAGCTGACGTCCACGGAGAAGGACCGGCTGGACTACGACGGGCGGCTAAGGGACGGCGAG GGGTTGGTCCAGGAGATCAATGAACTGAGGTACAGGGTGTCTGAGATGGAGAACGAAAGGGTGCATTATGAGAAGAAGCTGAAGTCCACCAAG gaggagctggccACGCTGAGGAGGCAGCTGGACGGGAGGGACGGGGAGCTGAAGATGCTGCAGGAGGAGTCGTACCTGCGGGGAGGCGCAGGGACGGGAGGCGCAGACGGCTCGGAGAGAG ATTTCGAAGTGCAGCGGATGAAAAAGGCGGTGGAGTCCTTACTGACGGCAAACGAAGAGAAG GATCGCAAGATTGAGGAGCTGAGGGCTGTCCTGGGACGGTACCGCCGGGGTCAGGACACGCTGATGTCGCAGCAAGCCAAGAAAG ACCTAGACAGCGAGGAGAGTCACAGCGAGGATTCGGTATCGGCATCGGCACAAGCGGGCGATTCCGGCGCCACGGATTTAGAGAAGGCCACTCTAATCGGCGTCGAAGAGGCGGCGGGGACTATCACTGAGGAG CTTGCGGCTCTCACGCAAGGGTCCGCCGCTGCTCCGACCTCTGACCTGACCGAGGCGGGAGAGCCAGAGCGGGTAACGGCTGTCAG CGATGGAGACAGCCAAGACGCATCCGCGCTCCTGGAGTCGCCGTCGTGCAGCAGTCAGCG AGAGGCGGACCTCCCCAAGGCAGGAGGAAGCCTGGATGACCTGATCAACGGCAAGGGTGACGAGAAG AAGTCGATGTCGGTTCACCAGACGCCTGCAGAG ATGGCCGAACACCTCTTCCTGCTCATAAAG ACGAAGGCCCGTGAGGAGCTGAGTAAGATCAGCACGCTGCCGCCCCGGTCCCCCCCGCCCGCCTCAGCCAGCCCCGCAGACGACAGCTTCGGCTCCAGGAAGGCGCGCTCGTCCTTCGGCCGCGGCTTCTTCAAGATCCGCGGGGGCAAGAGGACCGCCAGCGCCCCCAACCTGG ACCGCAGCCGGAGTGCGAGTGCGCCCATGCTAG cgGAGACTGAGCGGGAGGGAACGGACCACCTGGATTTAGCCGGGGTGCCCCACCGCTCGGCCGACAGCGACAGCACCCACACGCTGCCCTCCTCTCCGGAAGGCAAGAAGAAGTCCCGAGGGATCAAGAAGCTCTTCGGCAA GCTGAAGAGAAGCCAGTCCACTACATTTAACCCTGACGAAGACATGTCAGAGACAGAGTTCAAGCGGGGCGGAGTCAGGGCCACCGCCGGCCCCCGGCTTGGCTGGTCACGCGACCTGCAGCGCGGAAAcaa CGAGCTGGACACGCCCTTCGCCAGGTGGACGAAGGACCAGGTGTGCGCCtggctccaggagcagggtctgGGCGTGCACGTGGGCCTGGCCAAGCAGTGGATCACCTCGGGCCAGACGCTCCTGCAGGCCTCCCAGCACGACCTGGAGAGG gAGCTGGGTATAAAACACGCCCTGCACAGGAAGAAGCTGCAGCTCGCCCTGCAGGCCCTGGGCTCAGAGGAGGACGATAACAAAGGAAAACTCGACTACTCCTGGGTGACCA ggtGGCTGGATGACATCGGCCTGCCGCAGTATAAGACCCAGTTCGATGAGGGCAGGGTGGACGGCCGCATGCTTCACTACATGACTGTG GACGACCTGCTGTCCCTGAAAGTGGGCAGTGTTCTCCACCACCTGAGCATCAAGAGGGCCATCCAGGTCCTGCGGCTCAACAACTACGAGCCCAACTGCCTGCGGCGCCGCCCCTCCGATGAG AATCACGTGACCCCAGCGGAGATCTCGCAGTGGACCAATCACAGAGTGATGGAGTGGCTGAGGTCCGTGGACCTGGCCGAGTATGCGCCCAACCTGCGGGGCAGCGGGGTGCACGGGGGCCTGATG GTGCTGGAGCCGCGGTTCAACGTGGAGACCATGGCCCTGCTGCTGAACATCCCGCCCAGCAAGACCCTCCTGCGGCGCCACCTGGCCACGCACTTCCACCTGCTGGTGGGGGACGAGGCCCAGCACCTCAAACAGGAGCAGCTGGAGTGCCCCGACTACACCCCGCTCACCGCCACCGCCAAAGTCAAG CCGAAGAAGCTGTCGTTCGGCAGCTTTGGCAGTCTGCGGCGCAGGCGTCAGGAGGACAGTGAGGAGTACGTGTGCCCCATGGACGTGGAGATGCCCAAGGGCAAGAGCTTCCAGACCGGCCACCGGGCCGGGGAGCTGCACCTGTACGAGGACGACCTGGACCGGCTCCAGCAG ATGGAGGACTCGGAAGGGACTGTGAGACAAATCGGCGCATTCTCTGAGGGGATCAACAACCTGACG AGCTTGGCCTCTTTGAACCGGCCTGTAACTGCGCCCGTCTCTCTGTTCCCAGAGTATGCTGAAGGAGGACGAGTTCTTCTGCGAGCTGTCCGCGGGTTCGCCCACGATGGACGACGACTCCAACGTGTGAGGCGTTCGGGAGAGAGCTGTGAAGCGAGAGCTGACCTGTGCCAGCCCCCTGCCCGCCACCTTCGCTTTTCGGGCCTGACCGGAGCCAGGGCcgtgggccccccccccccctccccccaacccctccctgACTGTTATGTTTGGTAA
- the ppfibp1b gene encoding liprin-beta-1b isoform X7, translated as MMSDASDMLAAALEQMDGIIAGSKALEYSNGLFDCQSPTSPFMGGLRALHLVEDLRGALELMDPEERDTLRCQIPDSTADSLAEWLQGHLTNGHISMGGDVYQERLSRLESDKESLVLQVSVLTDQVEAQGEKIRDLDLCLEEHREKLNATEDMLQQELLSRTSLETQKLELMAEVSNLKLKLTSTEKDRLDYDGRLRDGEGLVQEINELRYRVSEMENERVHYEKKLKSTKEELATLRRQLDGRDGELKMLQEESYLRGGAGTGGADGSERDFEVQRMKKAVESLLTANEEKDRKIEELRAVLGRYRRGQDTLMSQQAKKDLDSEESHSEDSVSASAQAGDSGATDLEKATLIGVEEAAGTITEELAALTQGSAAAPTSDLTEAGEPERVTAVSDGDSQDASALLESPSCSSQREADLPKAGGSLDDLINGKGDEKKSMSVHQTPAEMAEHLFLLIKTKAREELSKISTLPPRSPPPASASPADDSFGSRKARSSFGRGFFKIRGGKRTASAPNLAETEREGTDHLDLAGVPHRSADSDSTHTLPSSPEGKKKSRGIKKLFGKLKRSQSTTFNPDEDMSETEFKRGGVRATAGPRLGWSRDLQRGNNELDTPFARWTKDQVCAWLQEQGLGVHVGLAKQWITSGQTLLQASQHDLERELGIKHALHRKKLQLALQALGSEEDDNKGKLDYSWVTRWLDDIGLPQYKTQFDEGRVDGRMLHYMTVDDLLSLKVGSVLHHLSIKRAIQVLRLNNYEPNCLRRRPSDENHVTPAEISQWTNHRVMEWLRSVDLAEYAPNLRGSGVHGGLMVLEPRFNVETMALLLNIPPSKTLLRRHLATHFHLLVGDEAQHLKQEQLECPDYTPLTATAKVKPKKLSFGSFGSLRRRRQEDSEEYVCPMDVEMPKGKSFQTGHRAGELHLYEDDLDRLQQMEDSEGTVRQIGAFSEGINNLTSMLKEDEFFCELSAGSPTMDDDSNV; from the exons ACCAACGGACATATCTCCATGGGTGGGGACGTATACCAGGAGAGACTTTCCCGGCTAGAGAGTGACAAGGAGTCGCTGGTTTTACAG GTGAGTGTGCTGACGGACCAGGTGGAGGCTCAGGGGGAAAAGATCAGGGACCTAGACCTGTGCCTTGAGGAACACCGCGAGAAGCTGAACGCCACAGAGGACATGCTGCAGCAG GAGCTGCTGAGCCGGACGTCCCTGGAGACGCAGAAGCTGGAGCTGATGGCCGAAGTGTCCAACCTGAAGCTGAAGCTGACGTCCACGGAGAAGGACCGGCTGGACTACGACGGGCGGCTAAGGGACGGCGAG GGGTTGGTCCAGGAGATCAATGAACTGAGGTACAGGGTGTCTGAGATGGAGAACGAAAGGGTGCATTATGAGAAGAAGCTGAAGTCCACCAAG gaggagctggccACGCTGAGGAGGCAGCTGGACGGGAGGGACGGGGAGCTGAAGATGCTGCAGGAGGAGTCGTACCTGCGGGGAGGCGCAGGGACGGGAGGCGCAGACGGCTCGGAGAGAG ATTTCGAAGTGCAGCGGATGAAAAAGGCGGTGGAGTCCTTACTGACGGCAAACGAAGAGAAG GATCGCAAGATTGAGGAGCTGAGGGCTGTCCTGGGACGGTACCGCCGGGGTCAGGACACGCTGATGTCGCAGCAAGCCAAGAAAG ACCTAGACAGCGAGGAGAGTCACAGCGAGGATTCGGTATCGGCATCGGCACAAGCGGGCGATTCCGGCGCCACGGATTTAGAGAAGGCCACTCTAATCGGCGTCGAAGAGGCGGCGGGGACTATCACTGAGGAG CTTGCGGCTCTCACGCAAGGGTCCGCCGCTGCTCCGACCTCTGACCTGACCGAGGCGGGAGAGCCAGAGCGGGTAACGGCTGTCAG CGATGGAGACAGCCAAGACGCATCCGCGCTCCTGGAGTCGCCGTCGTGCAGCAGTCAGCG AGAGGCGGACCTCCCCAAGGCAGGAGGAAGCCTGGATGACCTGATCAACGGCAAGGGTGACGAGAAG AAGTCGATGTCGGTTCACCAGACGCCTGCAGAG ATGGCCGAACACCTCTTCCTGCTCATAAAG ACGAAGGCCCGTGAGGAGCTGAGTAAGATCAGCACGCTGCCGCCCCGGTCCCCCCCGCCCGCCTCAGCCAGCCCCGCAGACGACAGCTTCGGCTCCAGGAAGGCGCGCTCGTCCTTCGGCCGCGGCTTCTTCAAGATCCGCGGGGGCAAGAGGACCGCCAGCGCCCCCAACCTGG cgGAGACTGAGCGGGAGGGAACGGACCACCTGGATTTAGCCGGGGTGCCCCACCGCTCGGCCGACAGCGACAGCACCCACACGCTGCCCTCCTCTCCGGAAGGCAAGAAGAAGTCCCGAGGGATCAAGAAGCTCTTCGGCAA GCTGAAGAGAAGCCAGTCCACTACATTTAACCCTGACGAAGACATGTCAGAGACAGAGTTCAAGCGGGGCGGAGTCAGGGCCACCGCCGGCCCCCGGCTTGGCTGGTCACGCGACCTGCAGCGCGGAAAcaa CGAGCTGGACACGCCCTTCGCCAGGTGGACGAAGGACCAGGTGTGCGCCtggctccaggagcagggtctgGGCGTGCACGTGGGCCTGGCCAAGCAGTGGATCACCTCGGGCCAGACGCTCCTGCAGGCCTCCCAGCACGACCTGGAGAGG gAGCTGGGTATAAAACACGCCCTGCACAGGAAGAAGCTGCAGCTCGCCCTGCAGGCCCTGGGCTCAGAGGAGGACGATAACAAAGGAAAACTCGACTACTCCTGGGTGACCA ggtGGCTGGATGACATCGGCCTGCCGCAGTATAAGACCCAGTTCGATGAGGGCAGGGTGGACGGCCGCATGCTTCACTACATGACTGTG GACGACCTGCTGTCCCTGAAAGTGGGCAGTGTTCTCCACCACCTGAGCATCAAGAGGGCCATCCAGGTCCTGCGGCTCAACAACTACGAGCCCAACTGCCTGCGGCGCCGCCCCTCCGATGAG AATCACGTGACCCCAGCGGAGATCTCGCAGTGGACCAATCACAGAGTGATGGAGTGGCTGAGGTCCGTGGACCTGGCCGAGTATGCGCCCAACCTGCGGGGCAGCGGGGTGCACGGGGGCCTGATG GTGCTGGAGCCGCGGTTCAACGTGGAGACCATGGCCCTGCTGCTGAACATCCCGCCCAGCAAGACCCTCCTGCGGCGCCACCTGGCCACGCACTTCCACCTGCTGGTGGGGGACGAGGCCCAGCACCTCAAACAGGAGCAGCTGGAGTGCCCCGACTACACCCCGCTCACCGCCACCGCCAAAGTCAAG CCGAAGAAGCTGTCGTTCGGCAGCTTTGGCAGTCTGCGGCGCAGGCGTCAGGAGGACAGTGAGGAGTACGTGTGCCCCATGGACGTGGAGATGCCCAAGGGCAAGAGCTTCCAGACCGGCCACCGGGCCGGGGAGCTGCACCTGTACGAGGACGACCTGGACCGGCTCCAGCAG ATGGAGGACTCGGAAGGGACTGTGAGACAAATCGGCGCATTCTCTGAGGGGATCAACAACCTGACG AGTATGCTGAAGGAGGACGAGTTCTTCTGCGAGCTGTCCGCGGGTTCGCCCACGATGGACGACGACTCCAACGTGTGA
- the ppfibp1b gene encoding liprin-beta-1b isoform X6 — translation MMSDASDMLAAALEQMDGIIAGSKALEYSNGLFDCQSPTSPFMGGLRALHLVEDLRGALELMDPEERDTLRCQIPDSTADSLAEWLQGHLTNGHISMGGDVYQERLSRLESDKESLVLQVSVLTDQVEAQGEKIRDLDLCLEEHREKLNATEDMLQQELLSRTSLETQKLELMAEVSNLKLKLTSTEKDRLDYDGRLRDGEGLVQEINELRYRVSEMENERVHYEKKLKSTKPLMAKLSSLKIRVGQMQFEKQQNETATQALKEELATLRRQLDGRDGELKMLQEESYLRGGAGTGGADGSERDFEVQRMKKAVESLLTANEEKDRKIEELRAVLGRYRRGQDTLMSQQAKKDLDSEESHSEDSVSASAQAGDSGATDLEKATLIGVEEAAGTITEELAALTQGSAAAPTSDLTEAGEPERVTAVSDGDSQDASALLESPSCSSQREADLPKAGGSLDDLINGKGDEKKSMSVHQTPAEMAEHLFLLIKTKAREELSKISTLPPRSPPPASASPADDSFGSRKARSSFGRGFFKIRGGKRTASAPNLAETEREGTDHLDLAGVPHRSADSDSTHTLPSSPEGKKKSRGIKKLFGKLKRSQSTTFNPDEDMSETEFKRGGVRATAGPRLGWSRDLQRGNNELDTPFARWTKDQVCAWLQEQGLGVHVGLAKQWITSGQTLLQASQHDLERELGIKHALHRKKLQLALQALGSEEDDNKGKLDYSWVTRWLDDIGLPQYKTQFDEGRVDGRMLHYMTVDDLLSLKVGSVLHHLSIKRAIQVLRLNNYEPNCLRRRPSDENHVTPAEISQWTNHRVMEWLRSVDLAEYAPNLRGSGVHGGLMVLEPRFNVETMALLLNIPPSKTLLRRHLATHFHLLVGDEAQHLKQEQLECPDYTPLTATAKVKPKKLSFGSFGSLRRRRQEDSEEYVCPMDVEMPKGKSFQTGHRAGELHLYEDDLDRLQQMEDSEGTVRQIGAFSEGINNLTSMLKEDEFFCELSAGSPTMDDDSNV, via the exons ACCAACGGACATATCTCCATGGGTGGGGACGTATACCAGGAGAGACTTTCCCGGCTAGAGAGTGACAAGGAGTCGCTGGTTTTACAG GTGAGTGTGCTGACGGACCAGGTGGAGGCTCAGGGGGAAAAGATCAGGGACCTAGACCTGTGCCTTGAGGAACACCGCGAGAAGCTGAACGCCACAGAGGACATGCTGCAGCAG GAGCTGCTGAGCCGGACGTCCCTGGAGACGCAGAAGCTGGAGCTGATGGCCGAAGTGTCCAACCTGAAGCTGAAGCTGACGTCCACGGAGAAGGACCGGCTGGACTACGACGGGCGGCTAAGGGACGGCGAG GGGTTGGTCCAGGAGATCAATGAACTGAGGTACAGGGTGTCTGAGATGGAGAACGAAAGGGTGCATTATGAGAAGAAGCTGAAGTCCACCAAG CCGCTCATGGCCAAACTGTCGAGTCTGAAAATCAGAGTGGGGCAGATGCAGTTTGAGAAACAGCAGAACGAGACCGCGACCCAGGCCCTGAAG gaggagctggccACGCTGAGGAGGCAGCTGGACGGGAGGGACGGGGAGCTGAAGATGCTGCAGGAGGAGTCGTACCTGCGGGGAGGCGCAGGGACGGGAGGCGCAGACGGCTCGGAGAGAG ATTTCGAAGTGCAGCGGATGAAAAAGGCGGTGGAGTCCTTACTGACGGCAAACGAAGAGAAG GATCGCAAGATTGAGGAGCTGAGGGCTGTCCTGGGACGGTACCGCCGGGGTCAGGACACGCTGATGTCGCAGCAAGCCAAGAAAG ACCTAGACAGCGAGGAGAGTCACAGCGAGGATTCGGTATCGGCATCGGCACAAGCGGGCGATTCCGGCGCCACGGATTTAGAGAAGGCCACTCTAATCGGCGTCGAAGAGGCGGCGGGGACTATCACTGAGGAG CTTGCGGCTCTCACGCAAGGGTCCGCCGCTGCTCCGACCTCTGACCTGACCGAGGCGGGAGAGCCAGAGCGGGTAACGGCTGTCAG CGATGGAGACAGCCAAGACGCATCCGCGCTCCTGGAGTCGCCGTCGTGCAGCAGTCAGCG AGAGGCGGACCTCCCCAAGGCAGGAGGAAGCCTGGATGACCTGATCAACGGCAAGGGTGACGAGAAG AAGTCGATGTCGGTTCACCAGACGCCTGCAGAG ATGGCCGAACACCTCTTCCTGCTCATAAAG ACGAAGGCCCGTGAGGAGCTGAGTAAGATCAGCACGCTGCCGCCCCGGTCCCCCCCGCCCGCCTCAGCCAGCCCCGCAGACGACAGCTTCGGCTCCAGGAAGGCGCGCTCGTCCTTCGGCCGCGGCTTCTTCAAGATCCGCGGGGGCAAGAGGACCGCCAGCGCCCCCAACCTGG cgGAGACTGAGCGGGAGGGAACGGACCACCTGGATTTAGCCGGGGTGCCCCACCGCTCGGCCGACAGCGACAGCACCCACACGCTGCCCTCCTCTCCGGAAGGCAAGAAGAAGTCCCGAGGGATCAAGAAGCTCTTCGGCAA GCTGAAGAGAAGCCAGTCCACTACATTTAACCCTGACGAAGACATGTCAGAGACAGAGTTCAAGCGGGGCGGAGTCAGGGCCACCGCCGGCCCCCGGCTTGGCTGGTCACGCGACCTGCAGCGCGGAAAcaa CGAGCTGGACACGCCCTTCGCCAGGTGGACGAAGGACCAGGTGTGCGCCtggctccaggagcagggtctgGGCGTGCACGTGGGCCTGGCCAAGCAGTGGATCACCTCGGGCCAGACGCTCCTGCAGGCCTCCCAGCACGACCTGGAGAGG gAGCTGGGTATAAAACACGCCCTGCACAGGAAGAAGCTGCAGCTCGCCCTGCAGGCCCTGGGCTCAGAGGAGGACGATAACAAAGGAAAACTCGACTACTCCTGGGTGACCA ggtGGCTGGATGACATCGGCCTGCCGCAGTATAAGACCCAGTTCGATGAGGGCAGGGTGGACGGCCGCATGCTTCACTACATGACTGTG GACGACCTGCTGTCCCTGAAAGTGGGCAGTGTTCTCCACCACCTGAGCATCAAGAGGGCCATCCAGGTCCTGCGGCTCAACAACTACGAGCCCAACTGCCTGCGGCGCCGCCCCTCCGATGAG AATCACGTGACCCCAGCGGAGATCTCGCAGTGGACCAATCACAGAGTGATGGAGTGGCTGAGGTCCGTGGACCTGGCCGAGTATGCGCCCAACCTGCGGGGCAGCGGGGTGCACGGGGGCCTGATG GTGCTGGAGCCGCGGTTCAACGTGGAGACCATGGCCCTGCTGCTGAACATCCCGCCCAGCAAGACCCTCCTGCGGCGCCACCTGGCCACGCACTTCCACCTGCTGGTGGGGGACGAGGCCCAGCACCTCAAACAGGAGCAGCTGGAGTGCCCCGACTACACCCCGCTCACCGCCACCGCCAAAGTCAAG CCGAAGAAGCTGTCGTTCGGCAGCTTTGGCAGTCTGCGGCGCAGGCGTCAGGAGGACAGTGAGGAGTACGTGTGCCCCATGGACGTGGAGATGCCCAAGGGCAAGAGCTTCCAGACCGGCCACCGGGCCGGGGAGCTGCACCTGTACGAGGACGACCTGGACCGGCTCCAGCAG ATGGAGGACTCGGAAGGGACTGTGAGACAAATCGGCGCATTCTCTGAGGGGATCAACAACCTGACG AGTATGCTGAAGGAGGACGAGTTCTTCTGCGAGCTGTCCGCGGGTTCGCCCACGATGGACGACGACTCCAACGTGTGA